A region of Vitis vinifera cultivar Pinot Noir 40024 chromosome 13, ASM3070453v1 DNA encodes the following proteins:
- the LOC100251489 gene encoding phosphatidylinositol 4-phosphate 5-kinase 6 — protein sequence MSKEQSGIVKAWEATVRKSQAAARRRAHSIFATMSVAHADDDDSVSGHASGEVYHAEKVLSNGDFYTGQWSDNLPHGHGKYLWTDGCMYVGEWVRGKTNGKGRFSWPSGATYEGEFKAGYMDGKGTYTGASGDTYKGSWVMNLKHGEGTKSYANGDYYEGDWRRGFQEGQGRYQWKNGNHYIGQWRNGMISGNGTMIWANGNRYDGVWEDGLPKGNGTFRWADGSFYVGMWSKDPKEQTGTYYPSGSPTGHMEWDPQELFSVELNDCKINPGENVSILPLQKMLNWPGLDGEFLQKQPIWKPSKGNDGSVRPRRMSVDGRVNYHSWEGDGDVSFDIVDGNSLMGRDVDEGLGSLQLEDPDLTETRQQQIRLQPMKRQGETISKGHKNYELMLNLQLGIRHSVGRPAPSTSLDLKSSAFDPKEKVWTKFPPEGSKHTPPHQSSDFRWKDYCPLVFRTLRKLFKVDPADYMISICGNDALRELSSPGKSGSFFYLTNDDRYMIKTMKKSEVKVLLRMLPAYYNHVRAFENTLVTKFYGLHCVKLTGAAQKKVRFVIMGNLFCSEYAIHRRFDLKGSSHGRTTDKPEAEIDATTTLKDLDLNFIFRLQKAWFQEFCRQVDRDCDLLEQERIMDYSLLVGLHFREAPGTRTPSGIRTPSGIRTPTGIRTPTGNGDPDIDGAAPRLSGVDMDKLLLDRRSSIRLGINMPARVEKTVRRGDETQLIGEPTGEFYEVVLFFGIIDILQDYDISKKLEHAYKSFQFDPTSISAVDPKQYSKRFRDFIFRAFTEDT from the exons ATGAGCAAAGAACAGAGCGGCATTGTGAAGGCTTGGGAAGCAACGGTACGCAAGTCACAAGCAGCTGCGAGGAGGAGGGCACATAGCATTTTCGCAACAATGTCAGTGGCTCATGCCGACGACGACGATTCTGTCTCCGGCCATGCCTCCGGCGAGGTCTACCATGCCGAGAAGGTCCTCTCCAATGGCGACTTCTACACTGGGCAGTGGTCCGACAACCTCCCACACGGTCACGGCAAGTATCTGTGGACAGACGGGTGTATGTATGTCGGCGAATGGGTCAGAGGTAAGACCAACGGCAAGGGTCGTTTCAGCTGGCCCTCTGGTGCCACCTATGAAGGTGAATTCAAGGCTGGCTACATGGACGGCAAAGGCACGTACACTGGCGCTTCCGGCGACACTTACAAGGGCTCTTGGGTCATGAATTTGAAGCACGGAGAAGGGACTAAAAGCTATGCAAATGGGGATTACTACGAAGGCGATTGGCGCCGAGGTTTCCAGGAAGGTCAGGGAAGGTATCAATGGAAGAATGGGAACCATTACATTGGGCAATGGAGGAATGGCATGATTAGTGGCAATGGCACTATGATTTGGGCTAATGGGAATCGATATGATGGGGTTTGGGAGGATGGATTGCCTAAAGGGAACGGCACTTTCCGGTGGGCCGATGGGAGCTTTTACGTCGGAATGTGGAGTAAAGACCCCAAAGAGCAGACTGGTACTTACTATCCCTCCGGTTCCCCCACCGGTCATATGGAATGGGATCCTCAGGAGTTGTTCTCCGTGGAGTTGAATGACTGTAAGATAAACCCTGGCGAGAATGTTTCCATTCTTCCCTTGCAGAAGATGCTTAACTGGCCTGGGCTCGACGGGGAGTTCCTGCAGAAGCAGCCAATTTGGAAGCCCAGTAAAGGGAATGACGGGAGCGTGCGGCCGAGGAGGATGTCAGTGGACGGCAGAGTGAATTACCACAGCTGGGAGGGCGATGGAGATGTTAGCTTTGATATTGTTGATGGGAATTCGCTCATGGGGAGAGATGTGGATGAGGGTTTGGGAAGCCTTCAGCTTGAAGATCCGGATTTGACAGAAACCAGACAACAGCAGATAAGATTACAGCCAATGAAGAGACAAGGCGAGACAATATCTAAAGGACATAAAAATTACGAGCTCATGCTCAATTTGCAGCTTGGAATAAG ACATTCCGTTGGAAGGCCTGCACCATCTACATCCCTTGATCTGAAATCCTCGGCTTTTGATCCTAAGGAAAAGGTGTGGACGAAATTTCCTCCTGAAGGATCCAAACACACCCCACCTCACCAGTCGAGTGATTTTAGATGGAAGGACTACTGTCCATTGGTTTTCAG aACTCTCAGGAAATTGTTCAAGGTTGATCCAGCTGATTACATGATATCTATATGTGGGAATGATGCCCTTCGGGAGCTTTCTTCCCCTGGGAAAAGTGGAAGCTTCTTTTACTTGACCAATGATGATCGCTACATGATAAAGACAATGAAGAAGTCTGAAGTAAAG GTTCTTTTAAGGATGCTTCCAGCCTACTATAATCATGTTCGAGCCTTTGAGAACACTCTAGTCACCAAATTTTATGGTCTTCACTGTGTGAAATTAACTGGGGCTGCCCAGAAGAAG GTGCGATTTGTCATAATGGGTAATTTGTTCTGTTCTGAGTACGCCATTCACAGGCGTTTTGACTTGAAAGGTTCTTCCCATGGCCGCACAACTGATAAACCCGAGGCAGAAATTGATGCCACAACAACTCTCAAGGACCTTGACCTTAATTTCATCTTTCGATTGCAGAAGGCTTGGTTCCAAGAGTTTTGCAG GCAAGTGGACAGGGATTGTGACCTTCTTGAACAGGAGAGAATTATGGATTATAGTCTTCTGGTTGGTCTTCACTTCCGGGAAGCTCCTGGAACTCGAACTCCTTCTGGAATCCGAACTCCTTCTGGAATCCGAACTCCTACTGGAATCCGAACTCCTACTG GAAATGGAGACCCTGATATTGATGGAGCAGCCCCTCGTCTTTCTGGAGTAGACATGGATAAGCTTCTTCTTGACCG GCGGTCATCCATTAGATTAGGTATTAACATGCCAGCAAGGGTTGAGAAGACAGTGAGAAGAGGTGATGAGACTCAGCTAATTGGAGAACCTACAGGAGAGTTCTATGAAGTTGTCCTTTTCTTTGGTATAATAGACATTCTACAAGACTACGATATTAGCAAGAAGCTCGAGCACGCCTACAAATCATTCCAATTTGACCCAACCTCAATCTCTGCAGTGGATCCAAAGCAATACTCAAAACGCTTCCGTGATTTCATTTTCAGAGCTTTCACAGAAGACACTTGA
- the LOC100246345 gene encoding protein LATERAL ROOT PRIMORDIUM 1 isoform X3, with protein MLTTALGVGLGVFPLFATTPTSTTCAAPLLPPKHTLNDEDNDGDSVNLEDGEGSMRACVDCGNKAKRDCSYRMCRTCCKGRGYDCATHVKSTWVPAARRRERQAAVAAFVAGGGSSGSSSAVAKRPRLGSTQAATASHTSTSLPNTPRSFDATSTHQDASFKESLPRQVRAPAVFRCIRVTAIEDGQNEYVYQAMVKINGHVFKGFLYDQGLNEKGSYPCISELQLETNASGRNVDSSSPILHKADAYDASGCRGFLGGDQDCF; from the exons ATGCTTACCACCGCTCTAGGCGTCGGCCTCGGCGTTTTTCCTCTCTTCGCCACCACCCCCACCTCCACGACTTGCGCTGCACCGCTGCTGCCGCCCAAACATACTTTAAACGATGAAGATAATGATGGGGATTCGGTGAATTTGGAGGATGGTGAGGGTAGCATGAGGGCTTGTGTGGATTGCGGGAACAAGGCTAAACGGGACTGCAGTTATAGGATGTGCAGAACTTGTTGTAAGGGTCGTGGCTATGATTGTGCTACTCACGTCAAGAGCACGTGGGTGCCCGCGGCTCGCCGCCGAGAGCGTCAGGCGGCGGTTGCAGCGTTTGTTGCCGGCGGTGGCTCTTCTGGGTCTTCCTCTGCTGTTGCAAAAAGGCCGAGACTCGGCTCAACTCAGGCTGCAACCGCATCTCATACCTCTACCTCTCTTCCTAACACTCCTAGGAGCTTTGATGCCACTTCTACTCACCAAG ATGCAAGCTTTAAGGAGAGTTTGCCCCGGCAAGTTCGTGCACCAGCGGTGTTTCGGTGCATCCGGGTCACGGCCATTGAGGATGGCCAAAATGAGTATGTTTATCAGGCAATGGTGAAGATTAATGGGCATGTATTTAAGGGGTTTCTATATGATCAAGGGCTTAATGAGAAGGGTAGCTATCCATGTATTTCAGAACTACAGTTGGAAACTAATGCTAGTGGAAGGAATGTTGATTCTTCTTCTCCAATTCTCCACAAAGCTGACGCTTATGATGCTTCTGGTTGCAGAGGATTCCTGGGAG GTGATCAAGATTGTTTTTGA
- the LOC100246345 gene encoding protein LATERAL ROOT PRIMORDIUM 1 isoform X1, which translates to MLTTALGVGLGVFPLFATTPTSTTCAAPLLPPKHTLNDEDNDGDSVNLEDGEGSMRACVDCGNKAKRDCSYRMCRTCCKGRGYDCATHVKSTWVPAARRRERQAAVAAFVAGGGSSGSSSAVAKRPRLGSTQAATASHTSTSLPNTPRSFDATSTHQDASFKESLPRQVRAPAVFRCIRVTAIEDGQNEYVYQAMVKINGHVFKGFLYDQGLNEKGSYPCISELQLETNASGRNVDSSSPILHKADAYDASGCRGFLGGLIRRDNVPYFY; encoded by the exons ATGCTTACCACCGCTCTAGGCGTCGGCCTCGGCGTTTTTCCTCTCTTCGCCACCACCCCCACCTCCACGACTTGCGCTGCACCGCTGCTGCCGCCCAAACATACTTTAAACGATGAAGATAATGATGGGGATTCGGTGAATTTGGAGGATGGTGAGGGTAGCATGAGGGCTTGTGTGGATTGCGGGAACAAGGCTAAACGGGACTGCAGTTATAGGATGTGCAGAACTTGTTGTAAGGGTCGTGGCTATGATTGTGCTACTCACGTCAAGAGCACGTGGGTGCCCGCGGCTCGCCGCCGAGAGCGTCAGGCGGCGGTTGCAGCGTTTGTTGCCGGCGGTGGCTCTTCTGGGTCTTCCTCTGCTGTTGCAAAAAGGCCGAGACTCGGCTCAACTCAGGCTGCAACCGCATCTCATACCTCTACCTCTCTTCCTAACACTCCTAGGAGCTTTGATGCCACTTCTACTCACCAAG ATGCAAGCTTTAAGGAGAGTTTGCCCCGGCAAGTTCGTGCACCAGCGGTGTTTCGGTGCATCCGGGTCACGGCCATTGAGGATGGCCAAAATGAGTATGTTTATCAGGCAATGGTGAAGATTAATGGGCATGTATTTAAGGGGTTTCTATATGATCAAGGGCTTAATGAGAAGGGTAGCTATCCATGTATTTCAGAACTACAGTTGGAAACTAATGCTAGTGGAAGGAATGTTGATTCTTCTTCTCCAATTCTCCACAAAGCTGACGCTTATGATGCTTCTGGTTGCAGAGGATTCCTGGGAG GGCTAATCAGACGAGATAATGTTCCTTATTTCTATTAG
- the LOC100246345 gene encoding protein LATERAL ROOT PRIMORDIUM 1 isoform X2, with amino-acid sequence MLTTALGVGLGVFPLFATTPTSTTCAAPLLPPKHTLNDEDNDGDSVNLEDGEGSMRACVDCGNKAKRDCSYRMCRTCCKGRGYDCATHVKSTWVPAARRRERQAAVAAFVAGGGSSGSSSAVAKRPRLGSTQAATASHTSTSLPNTPRSFDATSTHQDASFKESLPRQVRAPAVFRCIRVTAIEDGQNEYVYQAMVKINGHVFKGFLYDQGLNEKGSYPCISELQLETNASGRNVDSSSPILHKADAYDASGCRGFLGGKTALEYL; translated from the exons ATGCTTACCACCGCTCTAGGCGTCGGCCTCGGCGTTTTTCCTCTCTTCGCCACCACCCCCACCTCCACGACTTGCGCTGCACCGCTGCTGCCGCCCAAACATACTTTAAACGATGAAGATAATGATGGGGATTCGGTGAATTTGGAGGATGGTGAGGGTAGCATGAGGGCTTGTGTGGATTGCGGGAACAAGGCTAAACGGGACTGCAGTTATAGGATGTGCAGAACTTGTTGTAAGGGTCGTGGCTATGATTGTGCTACTCACGTCAAGAGCACGTGGGTGCCCGCGGCTCGCCGCCGAGAGCGTCAGGCGGCGGTTGCAGCGTTTGTTGCCGGCGGTGGCTCTTCTGGGTCTTCCTCTGCTGTTGCAAAAAGGCCGAGACTCGGCTCAACTCAGGCTGCAACCGCATCTCATACCTCTACCTCTCTTCCTAACACTCCTAGGAGCTTTGATGCCACTTCTACTCACCAAG ATGCAAGCTTTAAGGAGAGTTTGCCCCGGCAAGTTCGTGCACCAGCGGTGTTTCGGTGCATCCGGGTCACGGCCATTGAGGATGGCCAAAATGAGTATGTTTATCAGGCAATGGTGAAGATTAATGGGCATGTATTTAAGGGGTTTCTATATGATCAAGGGCTTAATGAGAAGGGTAGCTATCCATGTATTTCAGAACTACAGTTGGAAACTAATGCTAGTGGAAGGAATGTTGATTCTTCTTCTCCAATTCTCCACAAAGCTGACGCTTATGATGCTTCTGGTTGCAGAGGATTCCTGGGAG GAAAAACTGCTCTTGAATATTTGTAG